The Trinickia acidisoli genome includes a window with the following:
- a CDS encoding 4a-hydroxytetrahydrobiopterin dehydratase gives MIHKLTSEERATQLSQLSGWQAVAGRDAIHRQFKFADFNEAFGFMTRVAIKAQEMNHHPEWFNVYHTVDITLTTHEANGVTERDIALARFIEDVAKAK, from the coding sequence ATGATTCACAAGCTGACTTCGGAGGAACGCGCAACTCAGCTTTCCCAACTAAGCGGCTGGCAAGCCGTCGCGGGACGCGACGCGATCCATCGTCAATTCAAATTCGCCGATTTCAACGAAGCGTTCGGCTTCATGACGCGCGTGGCGATCAAGGCGCAGGAAATGAACCACCATCCCGAGTGGTTCAACGTCTATCACACCGTGGACATCACGCTGACCACACATGAAGCGAACGGCGTGACCGAGCGCGACATCGCGCTGGCGCGCTTCATCGAAGACGTTGCGAAGGCGAAATAG
- a CDS encoding DUF3717 domain-containing protein, with product MSEITISELEAAINFWRARSPSSGDELSLCKEASALSKPYALMIVQRRAAVPADALERTARDAWEAYVRAVHG from the coding sequence ATGTCCGAGATCACGATCAGCGAACTTGAAGCCGCGATCAATTTTTGGCGCGCCCGCTCGCCTTCGAGCGGCGACGAGCTCAGCTTGTGCAAGGAGGCTAGCGCACTCTCCAAGCCGTATGCGTTGATGATTGTACAGCGTCGGGCCGCCGTACCGGCAGACGCACTAGAACGAACGGCGCGCGATGCATGGGAAGCCTACGTGCGCGCCGTGCACGGCTAG
- a CDS encoding LysR family transcriptional regulator: MDLTLLRAFVTVARVGNLTRAAAQLHLTQPAVSLQIKNLQETLGVALFTRTSHGLVLTRDGQALLPHAERTLTAAGDVERAAAALRQEVRGRLRIGTILDPQFLRLGGFLRQLVETYPQIETALRHGMSGWVAEQVRAKELDVGYYIGQPVEDGMPSGLFYSATLTRFQYRVLAPAGWKERVGRSPDWRTLAALPWIWTPPASAHHRLLSRLFGQAGADPVKVAEVDQETSMLDLVKSGVGLSLARDAIAIDEAHTHALTIVEGVTVPTELTFVALAARMDEPAIAAAFKLIEAQWAI; encoded by the coding sequence ATGGACCTCACCCTCCTTCGCGCCTTCGTGACGGTGGCGCGCGTGGGTAATCTCACGCGCGCGGCCGCCCAGCTTCATCTGACGCAGCCGGCCGTCAGCCTGCAGATCAAGAATCTGCAGGAGACGCTCGGCGTGGCGCTGTTCACGCGTACGTCGCACGGGCTCGTGCTGACGCGCGACGGCCAGGCGCTACTGCCGCATGCCGAGCGCACGCTTACCGCGGCAGGCGACGTCGAACGGGCGGCAGCCGCGCTGCGTCAGGAAGTGCGCGGCCGGCTGCGCATCGGCACCATCCTCGACCCGCAATTCCTGCGTCTAGGCGGATTCCTCAGACAACTCGTCGAAACCTATCCTCAGATCGAAACGGCCTTGCGCCACGGCATGTCGGGCTGGGTGGCCGAGCAAGTGCGGGCGAAAGAGCTCGACGTCGGTTACTACATCGGCCAACCCGTCGAAGACGGCATGCCGAGCGGCCTCTTTTATTCAGCGACGCTAACGCGTTTCCAATACCGCGTGCTCGCGCCGGCCGGCTGGAAGGAACGCGTGGGCCGCTCGCCCGATTGGCGCACACTCGCCGCGCTCCCGTGGATCTGGACGCCGCCGGCCTCCGCCCATCACCGGTTGCTGTCGCGGCTGTTCGGGCAAGCCGGGGCGGACCCGGTGAAGGTGGCTGAAGTGGATCAAGAGACGTCGATGCTCGACCTCGTCAAGTCGGGCGTCGGGCTTTCGCTCGCGCGCGACGCGATCGCGATCGACGAAGCGCACACGCATGCGCTGACGATCGTCGAGGGCGTGACGGTGCCGACCGAGCTGACCTTCGTCGCATTAGCGGCGCGCATGGACGAGCCCGCGATCGCCGCCGCGTTCAAGTTGATCGAAGCGCAATGGGCCATTTGA
- a CDS encoding SET domain-containing protein: protein MSSRKLVVRQSGVHGKGVFAAVSLKAGERLLEYKGERISWKEALRRHPHDPSEPNHTFYFALEDGRVIDGKVNGNSARWINHSCAPNCEAEEVDGRVFIHALHDIAAEEELFYDYGLVIDARQTKKLKDEYACRCGARKCRGTMLAPKRSAKNGKA, encoded by the coding sequence ATGAGTTCACGCAAGTTGGTCGTGCGCCAGTCCGGCGTGCATGGCAAGGGCGTATTTGCCGCCGTGTCGCTAAAGGCGGGCGAGCGTCTGCTGGAATACAAGGGTGAGCGCATCTCGTGGAAGGAAGCATTGCGGCGGCATCCGCACGATCCTTCCGAACCGAATCACACGTTCTACTTCGCGCTCGAGGACGGCCGCGTCATCGACGGCAAGGTGAACGGCAACAGTGCACGATGGATCAACCATTCGTGCGCGCCCAATTGCGAAGCGGAAGAGGTCGATGGCCGCGTGTTCATCCATGCGCTGCACGATATCGCGGCCGAGGAAGAGCTGTTTTACGACTATGGCCTCGTGATCGACGCACGCCAGACGAAAAAGCTCAAAGACGAATACGCGTGCCGTTGCGGCGCGCGCAAGTGCCGCGGCACGATGCTCGCGCCGAAGCGTAGCGCGAAGAACGGCAAGGCCTAA
- a CDS encoding MarR family winged helix-turn-helix transcriptional regulator, with protein MSEGVYGEQATGRVTHSLLRLSTAMRSQAWEWAESAGLTPTQGEILVLLMQRKVPLRLGEIARETALTAATTSDAVSTLEAKGLIEKRRATEDGRALAVKLTSRGRTAAKRAQQWPDFLIDAIGTLRDEEQAVFYRTMIKMIRQLEVQGDIPPHRMCVTCKHFDVSKSPKKAAHRCMALNQPIGDVELRLDCPIHEGADSLTQKKIWKIFTQSAA; from the coding sequence ATGAGCGAAGGTGTATACGGAGAGCAGGCGACTGGGCGCGTGACCCACAGCTTGCTGCGCTTGAGTACGGCGATGCGCAGCCAAGCGTGGGAGTGGGCCGAAAGCGCAGGGCTCACGCCCACGCAGGGCGAGATCCTCGTGCTGCTGATGCAGCGCAAGGTTCCGCTGCGGCTTGGGGAGATTGCTCGCGAGACCGCCCTGACGGCAGCCACGACCAGCGATGCGGTCAGCACGCTCGAAGCGAAAGGGCTCATCGAAAAGCGCCGCGCAACGGAAGACGGCCGGGCGCTGGCCGTCAAGCTGACCTCGCGCGGGCGCACGGCCGCCAAGCGTGCTCAGCAGTGGCCCGATTTCCTGATCGATGCGATCGGTACGCTACGCGACGAGGAGCAGGCCGTCTTCTACCGCACGATGATCAAGATGATTCGCCAGCTCGAAGTTCAGGGCGACATCCCCCCGCATCGCATGTGCGTCACCTGCAAGCATTTCGACGTGAGCAAGAGCCCGAAGAAGGCGGCCCATCGCTGCATGGCGCTCAATCAGCCGATCGGCGACGTCGAGCTGCGGCTCGACTGCCCGATTCACGAAGGGGCCGACTCGCTGACGCAAAAAAAGATCTGGAAGATCTTCACGCAAAGCGCCGCGTAA
- a CDS encoding glutamine amidotransferase, which produces MNREALAIRHVHFEDLGSLEQTLGERAWSVRYLDVGSARLEAPKPEAPALTVVLGGPISAFDDASYPTLKPLLTLLEKRIAAGRPTLGICLGAQLIARVLGARVYASGHKEIGWSPLTLTEAGRNSPVRHLDGSRTSMLHWHGDTFDLPVDAVRLASTPVCENQAFTWSTNVLALQCHPEIRGDRFERWLIGHAHEIETTPGIDTTRLRADTQRFGPALERAANEAFGEWLDAFAPAQA; this is translated from the coding sequence ATGAATCGTGAAGCGCTCGCCATCCGCCATGTGCATTTCGAAGACCTTGGCAGTCTCGAGCAGACGCTAGGGGAGCGCGCGTGGTCGGTACGCTATCTCGACGTCGGTTCGGCGCGGCTCGAGGCCCCCAAGCCCGAGGCGCCGGCGTTGACCGTCGTGCTGGGCGGCCCCATCAGCGCTTTCGACGATGCGTCGTATCCGACGCTCAAGCCGCTTCTGACACTGCTCGAAAAAAGAATTGCCGCGGGCCGGCCGACGCTCGGTATTTGCCTCGGCGCGCAACTGATCGCGCGTGTGCTCGGCGCGCGCGTGTATGCGTCGGGGCACAAGGAAATCGGCTGGTCGCCGCTTACGTTGACCGAAGCAGGACGCAACTCACCGGTTCGGCATCTCGACGGTTCGCGCACCTCGATGCTGCATTGGCATGGCGATACGTTCGATTTGCCGGTCGACGCGGTGCGCCTTGCCTCGACACCTGTCTGCGAGAATCAAGCGTTCACCTGGAGTACGAACGTCCTCGCGCTTCAGTGCCATCCCGAAATTCGCGGCGATCGTTTCGAGCGTTGGCTGATCGGCCATGCGCACGAAATCGAGACGACGCCGGGCATCGATACGACGCGGCTTCGCGCGGATACCCAGCGATTCGGGCCTGCGTTGGAGCGCGCTGCGAACGAGGCGTTCGGGGAGTGGCTCGACGCGTTCGCGCCGGCCCAAGCATAA
- a CDS encoding sensor histidine kinase: MPPVAATSLRRSLLRRLAGPLSLLALMSGLIAYWLAWQYTQHVIDRSLADLATAISKQIQIAGPNARSTVPPLAHAMFSDPSDQLIYRISDGVHEIAGESALPLFGTRVREQRSANVFEAQYEGMHVRVAQVRVLQASGNPIIVEVAQPLRHRYRIAAEFLVAIMMPLLLLLFAGWGIVWRVVNQQLNPLTVLADSLNRQTHMSLEQVDESYVPMEIKPLTSAMNALLVRLKTALDAQRKFIADAAHQLRTPLTAVKLHAEQAANARDANQTLVAVRELRAAADRAVRLSNQLLSLARAEPGAQTARFVELDVAALAFETGAEWVPRALAAHVDLGFQRLDSPSNDKPLMVRGSAVLLREVIANLLDNALKYLPSATLQGANVTVTVSEAADENGVRFAEIAVEDNGSGVPPTLQVDLFKRFFRGDRQDTADPSVEAGAGLGLAIVHDIMNLHGGDVRYEDATGGGARFVLRVPLVISAQPVTPSRQPADPANIPD; encoded by the coding sequence ATGCCGCCCGTCGCCGCGACCAGCTTGCGCCGCTCGCTTCTGCGGCGGCTCGCCGGGCCGCTATCCCTGCTCGCACTGATGAGCGGCCTCATCGCCTATTGGCTCGCGTGGCAATACACGCAGCACGTCATCGACCGATCCTTGGCCGATCTCGCAACCGCCATCTCCAAGCAAATCCAAATCGCCGGGCCCAATGCGCGCTCGACGGTGCCGCCGCTCGCGCACGCGATGTTCTCCGATCCGAGCGATCAGTTGATCTACCGCATCAGCGACGGCGTGCACGAAATCGCCGGAGAATCGGCGCTGCCGCTATTCGGCACGCGTGTGCGCGAGCAACGCTCAGCGAACGTATTCGAGGCGCAATACGAGGGCATGCACGTGCGCGTCGCCCAGGTGCGCGTGCTACAGGCTTCAGGCAATCCGATCATCGTCGAGGTCGCGCAGCCGCTGCGGCACCGCTATCGCATCGCGGCCGAGTTCCTCGTCGCGATCATGATGCCGCTGCTGCTGCTGCTGTTTGCGGGTTGGGGCATCGTCTGGCGCGTCGTCAATCAGCAGCTCAATCCGTTGACCGTACTGGCCGATTCGCTGAACCGGCAAACCCACATGTCGCTCGAGCAGGTGGACGAGAGCTACGTCCCGATGGAGATCAAACCGCTGACGAGCGCGATGAACGCGCTGCTCGTCCGCTTGAAGACGGCCCTCGACGCTCAGCGAAAATTCATCGCAGATGCGGCCCATCAATTGCGCACGCCGCTCACTGCCGTCAAGCTCCATGCCGAGCAAGCGGCGAATGCGCGCGATGCGAACCAGACGCTCGTCGCCGTGCGCGAATTGCGCGCCGCGGCCGACCGCGCGGTGCGCCTTTCGAACCAATTGCTGTCGCTGGCACGCGCCGAACCGGGTGCACAAACGGCGCGCTTCGTCGAGCTCGACGTCGCGGCGCTCGCGTTCGAGACCGGCGCCGAATGGGTTCCGCGCGCGCTGGCCGCCCATGTCGACCTCGGCTTCCAGCGCCTGGACAGTCCGTCGAACGACAAACCGCTCATGGTCCGCGGCAGTGCCGTGCTGTTGCGCGAGGTCATCGCCAATTTGCTCGACAACGCGCTCAAGTATTTACCGTCGGCGACACTCCAGGGTGCGAACGTCACGGTAACCGTCTCGGAGGCAGCCGACGAAAACGGCGTGCGCTTCGCGGAAATTGCCGTCGAAGATAACGGCTCTGGGGTCCCGCCCACCTTGCAGGTCGATTTGTTCAAACGGTTTTTTCGCGGCGACCGTCAAGACACAGCCGATCCGAGCGTCGAAGCGGGCGCCGGCCTCGGCTTGGCGATCGTTCACGACATCATGAATTTGCACGGCGGCGACGTGCGTTACGAAGACGCGACGGGTGGCGGAGCACGCTTCGTATTGCGCGTGCCGCTCGTCATTTCCGCACAGCCGGTAACGCCTTCTCGCCAGCCCGCAGACCCCGCGAATATTCCCGATTAG
- a CDS encoding response regulator transcription factor, with protein sequence MRLLLIEDDRPIARGIQSSLEQAGFTVDMVHDGIFAEQALTQNRHELVILDLGLPGIDGMTLLSRFRQSNRHTPVIVLTARDELNDRVQGLNAGADDYMLKPFEPAELEARIRAVMRRSGPHSDIPRPEVSLGGVRLSGVDRRIFNDDKALELSPREFAVLEMLLLRHGRVVSKAQLQDHLTHFGGDLGDTAIEVYVHRVRKKLENCRVEIVTVRGFGYLLQEIRQAS encoded by the coding sequence ATGCGACTCCTTCTGATCGAAGACGACCGCCCTATCGCGCGCGGCATCCAAAGCAGCCTCGAACAAGCCGGGTTTACCGTCGACATGGTTCATGACGGCATCTTTGCGGAACAGGCCCTCACGCAAAACCGCCACGAACTCGTCATTCTCGACCTCGGCCTGCCCGGCATCGACGGCATGACGCTGCTCTCGCGCTTTCGGCAGTCGAACCGTCACACGCCCGTGATCGTGCTCACGGCGCGCGACGAGTTGAACGATCGGGTGCAAGGGCTGAACGCCGGCGCCGACGACTACATGCTCAAGCCGTTCGAGCCCGCCGAACTCGAAGCGCGCATTCGCGCCGTCATGCGCCGCAGCGGTCCGCACAGCGACATTCCGCGGCCCGAGGTCTCGCTCGGCGGGGTTCGCCTGTCGGGCGTCGATCGCCGCATCTTCAACGACGACAAAGCGCTCGAACTGTCTCCGCGCGAATTCGCGGTGCTCGAAATGCTGCTGCTGCGCCACGGAAGAGTCGTCAGCAAAGCACAATTGCAGGATCATCTGACGCACTTCGGCGGCGATCTCGGCGATACCGCCATCGAAGTCTATGTGCATCGCGTGCGCAAGAAGCTCGAAAATTGCCGAGTCGAGATCGTCACGGTACGCGGTTTCGGCTATCTGCTGCAGGAAATCCGCCAGGCGTCGTGA
- a CDS encoding class IV adenylate cyclase, translating into MARNIELKARARAFDELCERAAALSDDAPLIFRQQDFFYDVPRGRLKLRQFDDGTPPELIFYQRDDRDGPKASYYTRSPVTNPDAMHALLATALTTRGIVTKERHVYLAGRTRIHLDRVDGLGDFVELEVVLAPDDDEEDGAAEAHALFSKLGVSPADLVAVAYVDLLNEGVPA; encoded by the coding sequence ATGGCACGCAACATTGAACTCAAAGCGCGCGCCCGCGCATTCGACGAGCTGTGCGAACGCGCAGCCGCGCTCTCGGACGACGCCCCGCTCATCTTCCGCCAACAAGATTTCTTCTACGACGTGCCGCGCGGCCGCCTCAAGCTGCGCCAATTCGACGACGGCACGCCGCCCGAGCTGATCTTCTACCAGCGCGACGATCGCGATGGGCCGAAGGCGTCGTACTACACGCGCAGTCCCGTGACGAACCCCGATGCGATGCACGCGCTGCTCGCAACGGCGCTCACGACACGCGGCATCGTCACGAAGGAGCGCCACGTCTACCTGGCGGGGCGCACGCGCATTCATCTCGATCGCGTCGACGGGCTCGGCGACTTCGTCGAGCTGGAAGTCGTGCTCGCGCCCGACGACGATGAAGAAGACGGCGCAGCCGAAGCGCACGCGCTATTCTCGAAGCTCGGCGTGTCGCCGGCCGATCTCGTCGCGGTCGCTTACGTCGATCTACTCAACGAAGGCGTTCCCGCCTGA
- a CDS encoding YbdK family carboxylate-amine ligase, giving the protein MALEPFINSKPFTFGVELEIQVVNTHDYDLTKAASDLMRLVKDQKIPGNITPEITESMIELSTGICNSHEEALAQLRTLRDTLVAAADHLNVGLAGGGTHAFQQWSERQIFDTPRFQYLSELYGYLAKQFTVFGQHVHIGCPDPDSALFLLHAMSRFIPHFIALSASSPYVQGVDTGFHSARLNSVFAFPLSGRAPFVLTWAGFEEYFSKMVATGVVNSMKDFYWDIRPKPGFGTIEVRVMDTPLSVDRAAAIASYIQTLARHLLVDRPFVPKEDDYLVYTFNRFEACRFGLGGTCINPQTGQRRTIFEDILETLRVIEPHGEALHSSAALREIAGIAQGQVNDATWLRSVVAKEKSQHEAVRQQCLRWRGV; this is encoded by the coding sequence ATGGCACTTGAACCGTTCATCAATTCCAAGCCGTTCACATTTGGCGTCGAGCTCGAGATCCAGGTCGTCAACACGCACGATTACGACCTGACGAAGGCCGCATCCGACCTCATGCGGCTCGTGAAAGATCAGAAGATTCCCGGCAACATCACGCCCGAAATCACCGAGAGCATGATCGAGTTGTCAACGGGCATCTGCAACTCGCACGAGGAAGCGCTCGCGCAATTGCGCACGCTGCGCGACACGCTCGTGGCGGCGGCCGATCATCTCAACGTCGGGCTGGCCGGCGGCGGCACCCACGCGTTCCAGCAATGGAGCGAGCGGCAGATCTTCGATACGCCGCGCTTTCAGTACTTGTCCGAGCTCTACGGCTACTTGGCCAAGCAGTTCACCGTCTTCGGGCAGCACGTTCACATTGGCTGTCCCGACCCGGATAGCGCGCTGTTCCTGCTGCATGCCATGTCGCGCTTCATCCCGCATTTCATTGCGCTATCCGCCTCTTCGCCCTACGTGCAGGGCGTCGACACGGGTTTTCACTCGGCTCGACTGAACTCGGTGTTCGCGTTTCCGCTCTCGGGGCGCGCGCCGTTCGTGCTGACTTGGGCGGGATTCGAGGAATATTTTTCGAAGATGGTGGCGACGGGTGTCGTCAACAGCATGAAAGATTTCTACTGGGATATCCGTCCCAAGCCCGGCTTCGGCACGATCGAAGTGCGCGTGATGGACACGCCGCTGTCCGTCGACCGCGCCGCGGCGATCGCCAGCTACATTCAAACGCTCGCGCGTCACTTGCTCGTCGACAGGCCGTTCGTACCGAAGGAGGACGACTATCTCGTCTACACGTTCAATCGATTCGAGGCTTGCCGTTTCGGGCTCGGCGGCACCTGCATCAATCCTCAGACCGGCCAGCGCCGGACGATCTTCGAAGACATTCTCGAGACGCTCCGCGTGATCGAGCCGCATGGCGAGGCGCTTCATTCGTCGGCGGCATTGCGCGAAATCGCAGGCATCGCTCAAGGGCAAGTCAATGATGCGACGTGGCTGCGCAGCGTGGTCGCAAAAGAGAAGTCGCAGCACGAAGCCGTTCGTCAGCAGTGCTTACGATGGCGCGGTGTTTAG
- a CDS encoding Lrp/AsnC family transcriptional regulator, giving the protein MLDLDHFDLALLEVLQRFGRATHQQLGERVPLSPSQIGRRLQRLESLGIIDGYRVVLRPEKLGLGVTAFTSLKLKHHGDSIVEQFQQQIDVLPEVLECHAVVGDADYLLRIVAPDLSAFSSFVMKKLMRVPGVDSVRSNIVLTTFKRNGPLPLDHLSPGAGPA; this is encoded by the coding sequence ATGCTGGATCTCGACCATTTCGATTTGGCCTTGCTCGAGGTGCTGCAGCGCTTCGGCCGCGCGACCCATCAGCAACTCGGCGAGCGCGTGCCGTTGTCGCCATCTCAAATCGGCCGGCGTTTGCAGCGGCTCGAATCGCTCGGCATTATCGACGGCTACCGCGTCGTGCTGCGACCGGAAAAGCTCGGGCTCGGCGTGACCGCGTTCACGAGCCTGAAGCTCAAGCATCACGGCGATTCGATCGTCGAGCAGTTTCAGCAGCAAATCGACGTGCTGCCCGAGGTGCTCGAATGCCACGCCGTGGTGGGCGATGCCGACTATCTGCTGCGGATCGTCGCGCCGGATCTGAGCGCGTTCTCGTCGTTCGTCATGAAAAAGCTCATGCGCGTGCCGGGTGTCGATAGCGTGCGCTCGAACATCGTGCTGACGACGTTCAAGCGCAACGGGCCGCTGCCGCTCGACCATCTTTCGCCCGGCGCCGGGCCTGCTTGA